One window of the Dehalococcoidia bacterium genome contains the following:
- a CDS encoding protein kinase produces MQELRGVQLGPYVLEREIGQVGAARVFVGMQTTLGRRVMVKVLNLSGAVSPTVIERFKREAAAISRLRHPHIVTVHDFGEESGLLYLVTEYVEGGTLAERLGQPLPFIQAYLIISQVASALDYAHSRGVIHRNVSPDTLLLVERGGPRSLLDGNAHPWVLLSDFSLVKLTDLPTVTGNAALFGAPYYMSPEQAQGLPVDKTTDIYSLAIVAFELLTGHVPFGGNTAFEVANKHITEPLPSVRLVVPDLPPEIDRVLQTAAAKYPRERYQSAGDFADAFARAGGIEPTGRDASLITPSVGNGVAPAFPAGEPVDDEDEAPIRPLPSWAIPAGGATIGLLFICLAIFCGLNIVGPAVSRALGLTTTPTPTATPTVRPVLPAATGTVTGTAGTAATPTIPVPTVVVTGAVIFPSDAEAVQNVVRQSNVVWARAVGKGGTTDELSTVFAGRWLNLITSQVRALRSNQQYRDAQLLDLRIESIEFQSNTSATVRTVERWNDTLRAENGTLITTNPSNLRQEYDLERINGRWYVVDSRIQRG; encoded by the coding sequence GTGCAGGAGCTTCGCGGGGTTCAGCTCGGCCCCTACGTCCTCGAACGCGAAATTGGCCAGGTCGGGGCGGCGCGTGTCTTTGTCGGGATGCAGACGACCCTCGGCCGTCGCGTTATGGTGAAAGTCCTCAACCTCTCTGGCGCTGTCAGTCCGACGGTTATCGAGCGGTTCAAACGCGAAGCGGCCGCGATCTCGCGGCTGCGCCATCCGCATATCGTTACTGTCCACGACTTTGGAGAAGAGAGCGGTCTGCTGTACCTCGTGACCGAGTATGTCGAGGGCGGCACCCTCGCCGAGCGCCTCGGCCAGCCGCTGCCGTTCATCCAGGCCTACCTGATCATTTCCCAGGTTGCGAGCGCCCTCGACTATGCCCACTCGCGCGGGGTGATCCACCGCAACGTCAGCCCCGATACCTTGCTGCTCGTTGAGCGGGGCGGCCCGCGGAGCCTCCTCGACGGCAATGCCCATCCGTGGGTCCTGCTCTCTGACTTCAGTCTCGTCAAGCTGACCGACCTGCCGACGGTGACAGGCAATGCCGCGCTCTTCGGCGCACCGTATTACATGAGCCCCGAACAGGCCCAGGGCTTGCCTGTCGATAAGACGACCGACATCTACTCCTTAGCGATCGTCGCTTTCGAGCTGTTGACGGGCCATGTGCCTTTTGGCGGCAACACCGCCTTCGAGGTAGCGAATAAGCACATCACCGAGCCGCTGCCGAGCGTGCGTCTTGTCGTCCCCGACCTTCCTCCCGAGATCGATCGCGTGCTCCAGACCGCGGCGGCCAAGTACCCGCGCGAGCGCTATCAGTCAGCCGGAGACTTCGCCGACGCGTTCGCGCGAGCGGGAGGGATCGAGCCGACCGGGCGCGACGCGTCTCTCATCACGCCTAGCGTCGGAAACGGCGTTGCGCCGGCCTTCCCGGCGGGCGAGCCGGTCGACGACGAAGACGAAGCGCCGATCCGGCCGCTCCCCTCTTGGGCGATCCCCGCTGGGGGCGCGACGATCGGTTTGCTCTTTATCTGCCTCGCCATATTCTGCGGCCTTAATATCGTGGGTCCGGCGGTCAGCCGCGCTCTCGGGCTGACGACGACCCCAACTCCCACTGCGACCCCAACTGTCCGCCCGGTGCTGCCGGCAGCAACCGGCACCGTGACTGGCACGGCCGGAACAGCGGCGACGCCGACGATCCCCGTGCCGACGGTTGTTGTGACGGGGGCAGTCATCTTTCCTTCCGACGCCGAGGCCGTCCAGAATGTTGTCCGCCAGAGCAACGTTGTTTGGGCGAGGGCAGTGGGCAAGGGCGGCACTACTGATGAACTGAGCACGGTCTTCGCCGGACGCTGGCTGAACCTGATCACCAGCCAGGTCCGCGCTCTGCGCAGCAATCAGCAATACCGCGACGCCCAGCTGCTCGACCTCCGGATCGAGTCCATCGAATTCCAGAGCAATACCTCGGCGACCGTGCGGACCGTCGAGCGGTGGAACGACACGCTGCGGGCCGAGAACGGAACGCTCATTACGACCAATCCATCCAATCTTCGTCAGGAGTACGATCTCGAGCGGATCAACGGGAGATGGTACGTCGTTGACTCTCGGATCCAGCGCGGCTAG
- a CDS encoding 3'-5' exonuclease: protein MLTDTLPLHRPIAFLDLETTGISTAHSRIVEIALFLVHPDGREEQNVFRVNPGIPIPADAVRVHGISDRDVIGHPQFSALAPTVEALLRGCDLAGFNIIRYDLPILTKEFQRSGRTFPLAGRALIDVMTLFHQRDGAQLQKRNLAAAVRHYCGREHVGAHSALADARATAEVLRRMLQRHRDLPRDVGLLHAYCRAARG, encoded by the coding sequence ATGCTGACTGACACCCTCCCCCTGCATCGCCCCATCGCCTTTCTTGACCTTGAGACAACGGGGATCTCCACCGCACACTCTCGGATCGTCGAGATCGCCCTCTTCCTTGTCCACCCGGACGGGCGCGAGGAGCAAAACGTCTTCCGGGTCAACCCCGGCATTCCCATCCCCGCCGACGCAGTGCGCGTTCACGGGATCTCCGACCGCGATGTCATCGGTCACCCGCAGTTCAGCGCGCTGGCTCCCACCGTCGAGGCGCTGCTGCGCGGCTGCGACCTCGCCGGCTTTAACATCATTCGCTACGACCTGCCGATCCTGACCAAAGAATTTCAGCGCAGCGGTAGAACGTTTCCCCTCGCAGGGCGCGCCCTGATCGACGTTATGACGCTCTTTCACCAGCGGGATGGCGCCCAGCTTCAGAAGCGCAACCTCGCCGCCGCAGTTCGGCACTACTGCGGCCGGGAGCACGTCGGCGCCCACTCGGCGTTGGCCGATGCGCGCGCAACTGCAGAAGTGCTGCGCCGCATGCTCCAACGGCACCGTGATCTGCCGCGCGATGTCGGCCTGCTGCACGCCTACTGCCGTGCTGCGAGAGGATAG
- a CDS encoding glycosyltransferase family 39 protein — protein MMSVPARRLRRAAVPAVAAPGTFLLGAVGVLLLAAAARFYNLGASSLWYDEGFSAFVASEPLPELIAHTARDIHPPLYYLLLHGWMQAAGRSDVALAFFSLVFGLLSVALVIALARRWFGDGAGLLAGLAAAVNPFQIWYSQEVRMYTLAAFLGLLVLAAAGRGERRDSALYVAAAAAGLFVLYYLAFLLVTLNLVMLGAFVVKRRLLGQWTPRRWLIAQVLVLLLYLPWLPIAVRHALAPAVPPWRDFVPPDAALLESVAVFAAGQLATPQIPLTLLVVGLVLAALGTVSPTAGRMPVFLMLAAVAGPVLLIVAVSFVTPLYHPRYLFPFSLPVSVVVGVGMARLLAAAPPLGAAALAALLLGSASAVHAYHTDDRIAPDDYRAAVAYLAERWQPGDALLMNAGYIYAPFVHYWPHPIGWRGRLTDSPPPTEGAIVYQTGTIDGPPGLGGGDPRADFYSTTWAETEAALQRIAARHARLWVLRGYDTVTDPRGQIRQWLTDHGRPFEDVVFRGPSNIRVQGWIVGEAPPERAAATDGPLTAGYRPVRGDVTAGGSARVAIAWRPDAPVDRPLRAYLALVDEEGRIWAQQDDPAVGPAWTAAAWRRGQWTPDPRAFRIPPGTPPGDYRVELGAYFPGGSAIEFETAAGRAWRLPVGELTVRRGIGLADPKVLLPVGRELAPGLWLVGADFGQFEVREGETLRPTLVWRARSSAPAGTIALRLVMKEGPVAAMTAGEPLGGRYPLREWRAGELVRDPRELPIPAGVEGIGTLEVSAGQGWHPLAEVRVEGRQRRYDVPRLGQPFGARLGDVAELVAAAIAEGRPAQVTLVWRAAGRTETSYTVFLQALDAAGRIVAQRDLPPLGGAALTSSWLPGEVIVDEIALTPRPDVPAGPYRLIVGLYDPRTGTRLRLPSGDDYVEIGTVRFE, from the coding sequence ATGATGAGCGTCCCGGCGCGGCGTCTCCGCCGAGCGGCCGTGCCGGCAGTTGCCGCTCCCGGCACCTTCCTGCTCGGCGCAGTTGGGGTGCTGCTGCTGGCTGCAGCTGCGCGCTTCTACAATCTCGGCGCGTCCAGTCTCTGGTATGACGAAGGGTTCAGCGCCTTCGTCGCGAGCGAACCGCTTCCCGAGCTCATCGCGCATACCGCCCGCGATATCCATCCTCCGCTCTACTATCTCTTGCTTCATGGGTGGATGCAGGCAGCGGGACGGAGCGACGTTGCTCTCGCATTTTTCTCGCTCGTCTTCGGTCTGCTCTCGGTTGCGCTCGTCATCGCGCTCGCCCGGCGCTGGTTTGGCGACGGGGCAGGGCTCTTGGCCGGACTGGCTGCTGCCGTCAATCCCTTCCAAATCTGGTACTCCCAAGAAGTGCGGATGTACACCCTCGCCGCCTTCTTAGGGCTGCTCGTTCTCGCCGCCGCGGGGCGGGGCGAGCGTCGCGATAGCGCTCTCTACGTCGCGGCCGCAGCCGCTGGCCTCTTCGTCCTCTATTACCTCGCTTTTCTGCTGGTCACGCTTAACCTAGTCATGCTGGGAGCGTTCGTCGTGAAGCGGCGGCTGCTTGGGCAGTGGACGCCGCGCCGCTGGCTGATCGCTCAAGTGCTGGTGCTGCTGCTCTACCTGCCGTGGCTGCCGATCGCGGTGCGGCACGCGCTTGCGCCGGCGGTGCCGCCGTGGCGCGACTTCGTTCCGCCCGACGCGGCGCTGCTGGAGAGTGTCGCGGTCTTCGCGGCCGGGCAGCTGGCGACGCCGCAGATCCCCCTCACGCTGCTTGTCGTCGGGCTGGTCCTTGCTGCGCTCGGCACGGTGAGCCCGACCGCCGGCCGCATGCCGGTTTTCCTCATGCTCGCCGCCGTCGCGGGACCGGTTCTCCTGATCGTGGCAGTCTCCTTCGTCACCCCGCTCTATCATCCGCGCTACCTCTTCCCCTTCAGCCTCCCGGTGAGCGTGGTGGTCGGCGTGGGGATGGCGCGCCTGCTTGCCGCGGCGCCCCCGCTGGGCGCGGCGGCGCTGGCGGCTCTTCTGCTCGGCTCGGCAAGCGCCGTGCACGCCTATCACACCGACGACCGGATCGCGCCTGACGACTACCGCGCTGCCGTCGCCTATCTCGCGGAGCGCTGGCAGCCGGGCGACGCGCTGCTCATGAATGCCGGCTATATCTATGCTCCCTTCGTCCACTACTGGCCGCATCCCATCGGCTGGCGCGGCCGCCTCACCGACAGCCCGCCCCCGACCGAGGGAGCGATTGTCTACCAGACGGGAACGATTGATGGCCCGCCGGGCCTCGGCGGCGGTGACCCGCGCGCCGATTTCTACTCGACGACGTGGGCAGAGACTGAAGCTGCTCTTCAGCGCATCGCCGCTCGCCACGCCCGGCTCTGGGTGCTGCGCGGCTACGATACTGTCACCGACCCCCGGGGACAGATCCGCCAGTGGCTGACCGACCACGGTCGCCCGTTTGAGGATGTCGTCTTTCGCGGCCCAAGCAACATTCGCGTTCAGGGCTGGATTGTCGGCGAGGCGCCTCCCGAACGCGCTGCGGCGACCGACGGCCCGCTGACGGCGGGATATCGCCCCGTGCGCGGCGATGTGACGGCCGGCGGCTCCGCGCGCGTGGCGATCGCTTGGCGTCCTGACGCGCCGGTCGATCGCCCGCTGCGCGCCTATCTTGCCCTGGTCGATGAGGAGGGCCGGATTTGGGCGCAGCAGGACGATCCTGCAGTCGGCCCGGCGTGGACCGCCGCCGCCTGGCGCCGAGGGCAGTGGACTCCAGACCCGCGCGCGTTTCGCATCCCGCCCGGCACACCGCCCGGCGACTACCGGGTTGAGCTCGGCGCCTACTTCCCCGGCGGCAGCGCGATAGAGTTCGAGACCGCCGCCGGGCGGGCGTGGCGCCTTCCGGTCGGCGAGCTGACCGTTCGCCGCGGCATCGGCCTTGCCGACCCGAAAGTGCTGCTCCCGGTCGGCCGAGAGCTCGCGCCGGGACTGTGGCTGGTAGGGGCCGATTTTGGGCAGTTCGAGGTGCGCGAGGGCGAGACGCTCCGTCCCACCCTCGTCTGGCGGGCGCGCTCTTCCGCGCCGGCAGGGACAATCGCCCTGCGGCTGGTGATGAAAGAAGGACCCGTTGCCGCGATGACGGCGGGTGAACCGCTCGGCGGGCGCTACCCCCTGCGGGAGTGGCGCGCTGGCGAGCTGGTCCGCGATCCTCGCGAACTGCCGATCCCCGCCGGCGTCGAGGGGATCGGCACGCTGGAAGTGTCGGCGGGGCAGGGATGGCATCCTCTCGCTGAAGTGCGGGTGGAAGGACGGCAACGACGGTACGATGTTCCGCGTCTTGGCCAGCCGTTCGGCGCGCGCCTTGGCGACGTCGCCGAGCTTGTCGCCGCAGCCATTGCTGAGGGCAGGCCGGCGCAGGTCACCCTCGTCTGGCGCGCTGCCGGACGGACCGAGACGAGCTACACCGTCTTTCTCCAAGCGCTGGATGCGGCCGGGCGGATCGTTGCCCAGCGCGACCTTCCCCCCCTCGGCGGCGCGGCGCTTACCTCAAGCTGGCTGCCGGGCGAAGTGATCGTGGATGAAATCGCCCTCACTCCGCGGCCGGACGTTCCGGCGGGGCCATACCGCCTCATCGTCGGCCTCTATGACCCTCGCACAGGCACTCGTCTCCGGCTGCCGAGCGGGGATGATTATGTGGAAATCGGCACCGTGCGTTTCGAATGA
- a CDS encoding DUF2723 domain-containing protein has protein sequence MLTRFPGRLQRSQPPAALSVGDWITAAFLAVAAFLLYRQTLAPSVVALFDDTLEFPLAAHQFAILHPTGYPLYALLLGLFALLPVGELAYRVNLLSAVAGAAAVGGMAVLILVLAVGSRRASDRVGAAVGALLLAGSSVFWSQAIVAEVYTLAAALALFAVLATLRALRCGRGWSWVAFAVGLGLAHHRTFVLLLPALALAAAAAGALPPPRRWCPSVLLRTWWPLALGLLLYLYLPLRASVGSIDGTYRNDLPTFLGWVTGAVYGGFLGENPLARPGNPLLAYAQLVISQLTPLGLILAALGFGWLLARSWPLALLLGAWYVPTALFALLYRVADPEVFALPSLLPLAAAAGVGGVALGRGLANVVLRWSMPWRAIARAGGGIVLAALVVAPASAVIANYDDVDLSSELTARAYGLDALAQPLPASSAIIALLGEASLFRYLQTAVGARPDIAVRFADREEARLAAVQAALDEGREVYVTRPLSGLAERYHLSGVGPLIAVERLPAETLPPGVRPVNRLLGEIELLGYTSEIIFGYGLGPGGPSDLRPAARSVRVTLFWRASAPIAQDLVTFVHLQEPSGERWAQSDSRPVRGAYPAPLWRPGTIVADVHDLPLPLGTPPGDYILVGGLYQAAGEGRVAPQSVREVRLGPQFLDPRPGGYTRARLDLDPAFARFSGVTLIGQRLPKGSVPPGGQLPLETLWRSEREMASSLTLTAELLGEGRTVPLGSAPLGGRYTTVRWQPGEIVRDRETFRLPPDLPDGRYQLRISLGEGTRHVLGSIEVVGRQRLFQLPAPPPNRTAVRFVGGPELLGWTAKRVGSAPEQRAEITLYWRSAGPLDRDYSVFVHLVAMNRIVAQHDGQPADGTAPTTGWVPNEYIIDRHRVPLPAGLPPEQLRLVVGMYDPVTGRRLLSPRGDAVDLGPLRFEP, from the coding sequence ATGCTGACGAGGTTCCCAGGGCGCTTGCAGCGGTCTCAGCCGCCTGCTGCGCTCAGCGTCGGCGACTGGATCACGGCGGCCTTCCTCGCAGTCGCGGCGTTTCTGCTCTACCGCCAGACCCTCGCGCCCTCGGTCGTCGCCCTCTTCGATGACACGCTCGAGTTTCCCCTTGCTGCCCACCAGTTCGCCATCCTCCACCCAACGGGCTATCCGCTCTATGCGCTTTTGCTGGGGCTCTTTGCCCTTCTGCCGGTAGGCGAGCTCGCCTACCGTGTCAATCTCCTCTCGGCTGTCGCCGGCGCGGCGGCCGTCGGCGGAATGGCAGTGCTCATCCTCGTCCTCGCTGTCGGCTCGCGGCGGGCGAGCGACCGCGTGGGGGCAGCGGTCGGCGCGCTGCTGCTTGCCGGCTCGAGTGTGTTCTGGTCGCAGGCGATCGTCGCCGAGGTGTACACCTTGGCGGCGGCGCTTGCGCTCTTCGCTGTCCTCGCTACCCTTCGCGCTCTCCGCTGCGGCCGGGGCTGGAGCTGGGTCGCGTTTGCAGTTGGGCTGGGCCTTGCGCATCACCGCACCTTCGTCCTCCTCCTGCCTGCCCTTGCGCTCGCGGCGGCGGCGGCCGGCGCGCTCCCTCCTCCTCGCCGGTGGTGCCCGAGCGTGCTCCTGCGAACATGGTGGCCGCTCGCTCTTGGGCTGCTGCTCTATCTCTACCTCCCGCTTCGAGCCTCGGTCGGCTCAATCGACGGAACCTACCGCAACGACCTCCCCACCTTCCTTGGGTGGGTGACCGGCGCGGTCTACGGCGGCTTTCTCGGGGAGAACCCGCTCGCGCGTCCGGGCAACCCGCTCCTTGCGTATGCGCAGCTTGTGATCAGCCAGTTGACGCCGCTCGGCCTCATCTTGGCCGCGCTCGGCTTCGGCTGGCTGCTCGCGCGCTCGTGGCCGCTCGCGCTGCTGCTTGGGGCGTGGTATGTCCCGACAGCGCTCTTCGCGCTCCTCTACCGCGTTGCCGACCCTGAGGTTTTTGCGCTGCCCTCCTTGCTTCCGCTCGCTGCGGCGGCGGGCGTTGGCGGGGTCGCGCTCGGGCGCGGCCTCGCGAATGTCGTCCTCCGCTGGAGCATGCCGTGGCGGGCGATTGCTCGCGCCGGAGGCGGCATCGTGCTCGCCGCGCTCGTGGTGGCGCCAGCGAGCGCGGTGATCGCGAACTACGACGATGTTGACCTGAGCAGCGAACTGACCGCGCGCGCGTACGGGCTCGACGCCCTCGCCCAGCCGTTGCCGGCGAGCAGCGCCATCATCGCATTGCTCGGCGAAGCGTCGCTGTTCCGCTACCTCCAAACTGCTGTCGGAGCGCGCCCGGACATCGCCGTCCGCTTTGCCGACCGGGAAGAAGCGCGGCTTGCTGCTGTTCAAGCTGCGCTCGACGAAGGCCGCGAGGTGTACGTGACGCGGCCTCTTTCCGGACTGGCTGAGCGCTACCATCTCAGCGGCGTCGGCCCGCTAATCGCTGTCGAGCGTCTGCCCGCGGAGACCCTGCCGCCAGGGGTGCGGCCGGTCAACCGGCTTCTCGGCGAGATCGAACTGCTCGGTTACACCAGCGAGATCATTTTCGGCTATGGCCTCGGCCCGGGGGGGCCGTCAGACCTTCGTCCCGCCGCTCGGTCGGTGCGCGTGACCCTCTTCTGGCGGGCAAGCGCGCCGATTGCCCAAGACCTCGTCACCTTTGTCCACCTCCAGGAGCCCTCTGGCGAGCGCTGGGCCCAGTCGGATAGCCGGCCGGTTCGCGGAGCGTATCCCGCGCCCCTGTGGAGACCGGGCACCATCGTCGCCGACGTCCACGACCTCCCGCTGCCGCTCGGCACGCCCCCCGGCGACTACATCCTCGTTGGCGGGCTCTATCAGGCGGCAGGCGAAGGGAGGGTGGCGCCCCAGAGTGTCCGCGAGGTGCGCCTTGGCCCTCAGTTTCTCGACCCCCGCCCTGGCGGCTACACCCGCGCTCGGCTCGACCTTGACCCAGCGTTCGCGCGCTTCAGCGGTGTCACCCTAATTGGCCAGCGCCTGCCGAAAGGGTCGGTGCCGCCGGGGGGGCAGTTGCCGCTGGAAACCCTCTGGCGCAGCGAGCGCGAGATGGCTTCCTCGCTCACCCTGACGGCAGAGCTGCTCGGCGAGGGCCGAACGGTGCCGCTCGGCAGCGCGCCGCTTGGCGGACGCTACACCACGGTTCGCTGGCAGCCCGGCGAGATCGTGCGCGACCGCGAGACGTTTCGGCTCCCGCCCGACCTGCCCGATGGGCGCTATCAGCTTCGGATCTCGCTCGGCGAAGGAACGCGCCATGTCCTCGGGTCGATTGAAGTCGTCGGCCGCCAGCGGCTGTTCCAGCTGCCGGCGCCGCCTCCCAATCGAACGGCTGTCCGCTTCGTCGGAGGGCCGGAGCTGCTTGGCTGGACGGCGAAACGCGTGGGCAGTGCGCCGGAACAGCGCGCCGAGATCACGCTCTACTGGCGCTCGGCCGGCCCGCTCGACAGGGACTACAGTGTCTTTGTCCATCTCGTTGCAATGAACCGGATCGTGGCCCAGCACGACGGCCAGCCGGCAGACGGCACCGCCCCAACGACGGGCTGGGTGCCGAACGAGTACATCATCGACCGTCACCGTGTTCCGCTCCCTGCCGGCCTTCCGCCCGAGCAGCTTCGGCTCGTCGTGGGGATGTATGACCCCGTGACCGGTCGCCGTCTCCTCTCTCCTCGCGGCGACGCGGTCGATCTCGGGCCGCTCCGGTTTGAGCCATGA